A single genomic interval of Lathyrus oleraceus cultivar Zhongwan6 chromosome 7, CAAS_Psat_ZW6_1.0, whole genome shotgun sequence harbors:
- the LOC127100595 gene encoding pentatricopeptide repeat-containing protein At4g02750 — MLFCSIYNDACYVAVMFRICNMRRLVIVGRHRHLKLSTSTRNRECVTNNSSNVKDPDILKWNRTISTHMRNGNCDSALHVFNTMPRRSSVSYNAMISGYLRNSKFNLARELFDQMPERDLFSWNVMLTGYVRNRRLGDARRLFDLMPDKDVVSWNSLLSGYAQNGYVDEAREVFDNMPEKNSISWNGLLAAYVHNGRMEEACRLFESKSDWELISWNCLMGGFVRKKKIVDARRLFDKMPFRDAITWNTMISGYAQVGDLSQARRLFDESPIQDVFTWTAMVSGYVQNGMLDEARIFFDDMPQKNEVSYNAMIAGYVQSKKMDIARELFEAMPCRNISSWNTMITGYCQNGDIAQARKLFDLMPQHDCVSWAAIIAGYAQSGHYEEALNMFVEIKRDGESLNRATFGCALSTCADIAALELGKQIHGQAVKTGYETGCFVGNALLAMYFKCGSIDEANDAFEGIEEKDVVSWNTMLAGYARHGFGRQALMIFESMKTAGVKPDEITMVGVLSACSHTGLLDRGTEYFYSMNKDYGVTPTSKHYTCMIDLLGRAGRLEEAQDLMRNMPFEPGAASWGALLGASRIHGNTELGEKAAEMVFKMEPHNSGMYVLLSNLYAASGRWVDADKMRLKMRNVGVQKVPGYSWVEVQNKIHTFSVGDCFHPEKERIYGFLEELDLKMREEGYVSSTKLVLHDVEEEEKEHMLKYHSEKLAVAFGILTIPAGRPIRVMKNLRVCEDCHSAIKHISKIVGRLIILRDSHRFHHFNEGICSCGDYW, encoded by the exons ATGTTATTTTGTTCAATCTACAATGATGCGTGTTATGTAGCAGTAATGTTTCGTATATGCAACATGCGGCGTCTTGTTATTGTTGGAAGACACAGACACCTTAAACTGAGTACAAGTACGAGGAACAGAGAATGTGTAACCAACAATAGTTCAAACGTGAAAGATCCCGACATCCTTAAATGGAACAGAACTATTTCTACTCACATGCGCAATGGCAACTGTGACTCTGCTCTACATGTCTTCAACACCATGCCTCGTCGAAGCTCTGTTTCCTACAATGCAATGATATCTGGTTACTTGAGGAACTCCAAGTTCAACCTTGCACGGGAGCTGTTTGATCAAATGCCTGAAAGAGACTTGTTTTCATGGAATGTAATGCTTACTGGCTATGTCAGAAACCGCAGACTCGGTGATGCACGTAGATTGTTTGATTTAATGCCTGACAAGGATGTTGTTTCCTGGAATTCTTTGTTGTCTGGGTATGCTCAGAATGGATATGTTGATGAGGCAAGGGAGGTTTTTGATAATATGCCTGAGAAAAACTCCATCTCTTGGAATGGTCTGCTTGCTGCTTATGTTCATAATGGCAGAATGGAGGAAGCTTGTCGGTTGTTTGAGTCCAAATCGGATTGGGAATTGATTTCTTGGAACTGTTTGATGGGTGGTTTTGTTAGGAAAAAGAAGATAGTTGATGCTAGGCGGCTTTTTGACAAAATGCCTTTTAGGGATGCAATTACCTGGAATACTATGATTTCAGGTTATGCCCAGGTTGGAGATTTGTCGCAGGCTAGGAGATTGTTTGATGAATCTCCAATACAGGACGTGTTCACGTGGACAGCTATGGTGTCTGGGTATGTGCAGAATGGAATGCTGGATGAAGCTAGAATATTTTTTGATGATATGCCCCAGAAAAATGAAGTTTCATACAATGCAATGATTGCTGGTTATGTGCAATCCAAGAAAATGGATATTGCTAGGGAGTTGTTTGAGGCTATGCCTTGTCGGAATATAAGTTCATGGAATACCATGATTACAGGCTACTGTCAGAATGGAGACATTGCTCAGGCTAGAAAATTGTTTGATCTGATGCCACAGCATGACTGTGTATCTTGGGCGGCTATTATTGCTGGTTATGCTCAAAGCGGTCACTATGAAGAGGCTCTGAACATGTTTGTAGAGATAAAACGAGATGGAGAAAGTTTAAATAGGGCTACATTTGGTTGTGCTTTGAGCACATGTGCTGATATTGCTGCTTTGGAATTGGGGAAACAAATTCATGGGCAAGCGGTGAAGACGGGATATGAAACTGGGTGCTTTGTGGGGAATGCGCTTCTTGCAATGTATTTTAAATGTGGCAGCATAGACGAAGCTAATGATGCTTTTGAAGGAATAGAGGAGAAAGATGTCGTCTCTTGGAACACGATGTTAGCTGGTTATGCCAGACATGGATTTGGCAGACAAGCTTTAATGATATTTGAATCAATGAAGACAGCAGGTGTTAAGCCTGACGAGATTACCATG GTTGGTGTTCTCTCTGCCTGTAGTCATACTGGCTTGCTAGACAGGGGAACCGAGTATTTCTATTCAATGAATAAAGATTACGGTGTAACGCCAACTTCAAAACATTATACTTGCATGATTGATCTTCTTGGCAGAGCGGGCCGTTTGGAAGAAGCACAGGACTTAATGAGAAACATGCCTTTTGAGCCAGGTGCTGCTTCATGGGGAGCTCTACTTGGTGCAAGCCGGATTCATGGCAATACTGAGCTGGGGGAGAAGGCTGCTGAGATGGTTTTTAAGATGGAACCTCATAACTCGGGAATGTATGTCCTTCTTTCAAATCTATATGCAGCTTCGGGCAGATGGGTCGATGCTGATAAGATGAGATTGAAGATGAGGAATGTTGGTGTACAGAAAGTACCTGGGTATAGCTGGGTTGAGGTACAAAACAAGATTCATACGTTCTCAGTTGGGGATTGTTTCCATCCGGAGAAAGAGAGAATATATGGCTTTTTAGAAGAGCTGGATCTAAAAATGAGGGAAGAGGGATATGTTTCTTCAACAAAATTGGTTCTGCATGATGTCGAAGAGGAAGAGAAGGAGCATATGCTCAAGTATCACAGTGAAAAGTTAGCAGTAGCATTCGGAATTCTAACCATACCAGCTGGCAGACCAATACGCGTCATGAAAAACTTGCGTGTGTGCGAAGACTGCCATAGTGCCATCAAGCACATATCCAAAATTGTTGGAAGGTTGATAATCTTAAGAGATTCTCACCGCTTTCACCACTTCAACGAGGGTATTTGTTCTTGTGGAGATTATTGGTAA
- the LOC127100596 gene encoding mitogen-activated protein kinase 9 — protein MGGGGTIADGLRRLFQRRSTTTKHHHHRHHNDDDDNDRVFVKDLRSQLAIIPTTNNHDHDHDHHYHTTTTTTASSLFNIKVPVQSLFPPSSMDPNKKGAPETEFFTEYGEASQYQVQEIIGKGSYGVVCSAIDIHTGEKVAIKKIHDVFEHVSDATRILREIKLLRLLRHPDIVEIRHIMLPPSRREFKDVYVVFELMESDLHQVIKANDDLTPEHHQFFLYQLLRGLKYIHTANVFHRDLKPKNILANADCKLKICDFGLARVSFNDAPSAIFWTDYVATRWYRAPELCGSFFSKYTPGIDIWSIGCIFAEMLIGRPLFPGKNVVHQLDLMTDLLGTPPPESIARIRNEKAKRYLNSMRKKHPVPLFQKFPNIDPLALRILERLLAFDPKNRPSAEEALSDPYFHGLSNIDREPSTHPISKLEFEFERRKLTKDDVRELIYREILEYHPQMLEEYLSGGDQTSFMYPSGVDRFKRQFAHLEEHYGNGKGKGERRSPLQRQHASLPRERVHTSKNENNENNDIEMPTQTGPNLQSPRSLLKSASISASKCIDVKRSNDPEEPIIEVNDDAADELIDNLAALHA, from the exons ATGGGTGGCGGAGGAACGATCGCCGATGGACTCCGTCGTTTGTTTCAACGTCGATCTACAACCACCAAGCACCACCACCACCGCCACCACAATGATGACGACGACAACGACCGCGTCTTCGTGAAAGATTTGCGCTCACAGTTGGCAATTATTCCAACCACTAACAATCACGATCACGATCACGATCATCACTATCatactactactactactactgCTTCATCtctcttcaacatcaaagttCCTGTTCAATCTCTCTTCCCTCCTTCTTCCATGGATCCAAACAAAAAg GGTGCGCCGGAGACAGAGTTTTTTACTGAGTACGGTGAGGCAAGTCAATACCAGGTCCAAGAGATTATTGGAAAAGGAAGTTACGGTGTTGTGTGTTCTGCGATCGACATTCACACTGGCGAAAAAGTTGCAATCAAGAAAATTCACGATGTTTTCGAGCATGTATCCGATGCTACGCGGATTCTAAGAGAGATTAAGCTCTTGCGCTTGCTTCGACATCCCGATATTGTAGAAATTAGGCATATTATGCTTCCTCCTTCGCGTAGGGAGTTCAAGGATGTCTATGTTGTTTTTGAGTTGATGGAATCCGATCTGCATCAAGTAATTAAGGCGAATGATGATCTTACTCCGGAGCATCATCAGTTTTTCTTGTACCAGCTTCTCCGTGGGCTTAAATATATACATACAG CGAATGTGTTTCACCGTGATTTGAAGCCGAAAAACATTCTTGCTAATGCTGATTGCAAATTGAAGATATGTGATTTTGGACTTGCTCGGGTTTCGTTTAATGATGCTCCGTCTGCTATTTTCTGGACT GACTATGTTGCAACCCGGTGGTACCGTGCACCTGAACTATGTGGTTCTTTTTTCTCAAAA TATACCCCTGGAATTGATATTTGGAGCATTGGATGCATATTTGCAGAAATGCTTATTGGGAGGCCATTGTTTCCCGGAAAAAATGTGGTGCACCAATTGGATCTCATGACTGATTTGCTCGGTACTCCTCCTCCCGAGTCCATTGCGAGA ATTCGAAATGAGAAAGCTAAAAGGTATCTTAATAGCATGCGGAAAAAGCATCCTGTTCCACTCTTCCAGAAATTTCCAAATATAGATCCTCTGGCTCTTCGTATACTGGAGCGCTTACTTGCATTTGATCCTAAAAACCGTCCATCAGCCGAAGAG GCTTTGTCTGATCCTTATTTCCATGGTTTATCAAACATTGATCGCGAGCCATCCACTCACCCCATTTCAAAACTTGAGTTTGAATTCGAGAGAAGGAAATTGACTAAAGATGATGTCAGAGAATTGATTTATCGGGAG ATTTTGGAGTATCATCCCCAGATGCTTGAGGAATATCTTAGTGGTGGAGATCAAACCAGCTTCATGTATCCAAG CGGGGTTGATCGATTCAAGCGACAGTTTGCACATCTTGAGGAACATTATGGCAATGGCAAAGGCAAAGGCGAACGAAGGTCACCATTGCAGAGACAGCATGCCTCCTTACCTAG AGAGCGAGTTCATACTTCCAAGAatgaaaataatgaaaacaaCGATATTGAAATGCCGACTCAGACTGGACCAAATCTTCAGAGTCCACGTAGCTTGTTGAAGAGTGCCAGCATTAGTGCTTCAAAGTGTATAGATGTGAAAAGAAGTAATGATCCAGAG GAACCAATCATAGAGGTCAATGACGACGCAGCAGACGAATTGATTGATAACCTGGCTGCCCTGCATGCTTAA